The Polaribacter sp. Q13 sequence GACTCATCTGCTTTATGTACTAAACCATCATGAGTTAACTTTAATTTACGTTTTTTAGACTTCTTTGTTAAGATGTGACTTTTAAACGCGTGCTTTCTTTTGATTTTCCCAGTACCAGTAACTTTAAATCGTTTTTTGGCGCTAGATTTTGTTTTCATTTTAGGCATCTCTCCTTCGTTTTTAACTTGCTTATTATCTTTAGTATTAAAGTTATTAGTTCATAAAGTTTTAAAGTTAAGTAATACCTAACTTTAAAATCTCTAAGAAGTTTTAAACTTTAAAAACTCTTTTATTTTAGTTTTTTAGGAGCTATAAACATAATCATACGTTTACCTTCTAATTTTGGTAACTGTTCTACTTTACCATATTCTTCTAACTCTTGGGCTAATTTTAATAATAAAATTTGACCTTGTTCTTTAAATATAATAGAACGTCCTTTAAAGAATACAAATGCTTTTAACTTAGCACCTTCTTGTAAGAATTTAAGAGCATGTTTCTTTTTAAACTCATAATCATGCTCATCAGTTTGAGGTCCAAAACGTATTTCTTTAATCGTCACTTTTGTAGCTTTCGATTTTAAAACCTTTTCACGTTTTTTTTGCTCATACAAGAATTTCTTGTAATCAATAATTTTACAAACAGGAGGTTTAGCTTTTGGTGATATTTCAACCAAATCTAATTCCTGTTCTCTGGCTAATTCTTTAGCTTTATCTAAAGGATATACACCAACTTCTATGTTATCGCCCACAAGACGAACTTCGTCAACATATCTTATTTTCTCATTAATTCTATGTTGATCTTCTTTGATTACTCTTAACGGTCTTCTTGACCTGCTTCTACGAATTGCTATGACTTATAAATTTTAAGTTTAACTAATGGTTGTTTTCCAACCTTTTTATTTTCTAGATGAAATTCAAAATTAATTAAAATTTCTTCAATGTTT is a genomic window containing:
- the rpmI gene encoding 50S ribosomal protein L35, which produces MPKMKTKSSAKKRFKVTGTGKIKRKHAFKSHILTKKSKKRKLKLTHDGLVHKADESNIKQMLNLK
- the infC gene encoding translation initiation factor IF-3, with product MKEDQHRINEKIRYVDEVRLVGDNIEVGVYPLDKAKELAREQELDLVEISPKAKPPVCKIIDYKKFLYEQKKREKVLKSKATKVTIKEIRFGPQTDEHDYEFKKKHALKFLQEGAKLKAFVFFKGRSIIFKEQGQILLLKLAQELEEYGKVEQLPKLEGKRMIMFIAPKKLK